A genomic stretch from Oncorhynchus tshawytscha isolate Ot180627B linkage group LG07, Otsh_v2.0, whole genome shotgun sequence includes:
- the LOC112254470 gene encoding eukaryotic translation initiation factor 4 gamma 3 isoform X9, which yields MSLPTKIVPKPATVAVSGPGTVPSPSSQLRATLTSVSLPPGAPGAPQSNAVPPPQIFLNMTRPRIPRVQPSLDDRIFPTQPGVTAVYSVPRHPGPPYTAHDITKGHPNLAGTPPGHAHSPALSQVSVPTASPYRYPKGWEAGGGSPYTTGQNAGSTPLVYSPQTQQMNAQPQSRPSSMPSPSPSPPVIWNHQFFQRAQMQTARPTIPTNTSSLRPGSQNPTAAVYPPNQPTMMMMAPMPFPSPQAAQYYIPQYRHSTPYVGPPQPFSVQPPGSGTFYPGPGPGEYPAQYAPGPQFYPGQQVYPPSPPIIVPTPQQPPPAKREKKPSSQIRIRDPNQGGRDITEEIMAGGTGSRNPTPPVGRPSSTPTPPQFLWPHPHYPHIFYLKSQQQQPSGSQTPEQGQGQAHPAYSLEPPKQQQPTPGAADSKPGPVYDKPKLEPVIRKPSSPGIGQPEPSMAWREASAPVTAPSPPVEKELPSPAPVMVAPIPAPRPVASPNPIEQPSAVEPATPTPSAAEPKTLPPTTHSQTPNTVEPLPEAPHTLAASPTLTPKALNGHADTGAELDTQAQEASPQDPSPSPPQPQASTPAFREDCSEAVPSEVRAEIPPAVTGSIAPITVVPVTLTSKPAPAFPAPPPGLPPLVQATAEASKPADTKDVPLKAGTEAFITPDNKPEPQLQALSRKSPTTGCQAAPDAPKTWKKPNEESPVGDAQQRETEEELKPLEEAAGDQALPPTRSCSTSPPPSVAPSALEAEERPPAPEENGEAEPMRNGAGHTSETESSDSGATPGDNEGSTGPPPDLFQEDLETNGKRQYKRDFLLGFQFMAACTQKPDGLPQISDVVLDKINQNKLPTRAVESRVISRGPDFTPAFADFGRQMSGGRGGAAVSHTHSQAHQMMNMGGGARRPPPRKIILNVSANEEVQLKKAENAWKPGMKRAGPSDDPEVITTQELFRKVRSILNKLTPQMFNQLMKQVTDLTIDTEERLKGVIDLVFEKAIDEPGFSVAYGNMCRCLTTLKVPMTDKPGTTVNFRKLLLNRCQKEFERDKVDDVVFERKQKELDSAQSSDQERLRLELEEAKDKARRRSIGNIKFIGELFKLKMLTEAIMHDCVVKLLKNHDEESLECLCRLLTTIGKDLDFEKAKPRMDQYFNQMEKIVKERKTSSRIRFMLQDVIDLRLHNWVSRRADQGPKTIEQIHKEAKIEEQEEQRKVHQQLLSKDTKRRPEQQQQQREQQREQQREQRVQQRDETWNTVPMTKNSRTIDPTKIPKISKPQMDEKIQLGPRASLNWMKGSSGGAKASDSELSRSGGGGASLNRYSALQSTQSHQTTPPAQNLEYDTRRTLGSRSSAGRERSEKPLSPAPSRPGSFVRGGSAKELLESPALSPEEPRRELESPSVSEDKTEPERSSAREPVKAEPVVAQSPDRPALSEEEMERKSRAIIDEFLHINDYKEAVQCVDELDMSSQLHVFVRVGVESTLERSQITRDHMGKLLFQLVQQDILARSQFFKGFADTLELADDMAIDIPHIWLYLAELLSPVLRDRGFSMRELFSELSKPLLPVGRAGILFSEILRILCKQMSHRKVGTLWRESGLSWSDFLPEGEDVQDFISEQKLQFTEADCSSHEAALATTALSLVVLNQQLERLLLEDMASDEQIFDWVEANLDESQMSSSQFLRALMTAVCKAAVKDESASCRVDVAIIQRRLPVLLKYLNSDTERQLQALYALQALIVTLDQPPNLLRMFFDCLYDEDVISEDAFYKWETSKDPAEELGKGVALKSVTAFFTWLREAEEESEDN from the exons GTACCGAGGCACCCTGGTCCTCCCTACACGGCTCATGACATCACAAAGGGACACCCTAACTTGGCGGGCACACCGCCAGGGCATGCCCACTCACCGGCGCTCTCTCAGGTATCAGTACCCACAGCTTCCCCATATCGCTACCCTAAGGGCTGGGAGGCAGGCGGAGGG TCTCCATACACCACTGGACAGAATGCTGGCTCCACACCTCTAGTGTATTCTCCTCAGACCCAGCAAATGAATGCACAGCCACAGAGTCGCCCG TCATCCatgcccagccccagccccagcccccctGTCATATGGAACCACCAG TTTTTCCAGAGGGCTCAGATGCAGACAGCGCGGCCAACCATCCCCACCAACACTTCATCTCTGCGGCCCGGCTCTCAGAACCCCACAGCGGCGGTATACCCCCCCAACCAGCCCACCATGATGATGATGGCCCCCATGCCCTTCCCCTCCCCACAGGCTGCCCAGTACTACATCCCACAG TATCGCCACAGTACGCCCTATGTGGGGCCGCCCCAGCCGTTTTCAGTGCAGCCGCCGGGGTCTGGCACCTTCTATCCTGGCCCTGGGCCGGGGGAGTACCCTGCTCAGTATG CTCCCGGACCTCAATTCTATCCAGGACAGCAGGTGTACCCCCCCTCACCCCCCATCATAGTGCCTACACCGCAGCAACCTCCACCAGCCAAGCGTGAGAAGAAACCA TCCTCCCAGATCCGTATCCGTGACCCCAATCAGGGAGGCAGGGACATCACAGAGGAGATCATGGCAGGGGGCACAGGGAGCCGGAATCCAACTCCCCCTGTCGGACgaccctcctccacccccacccctccgcAG TTTTTATGGCCGCACCCTCATTATCCTCACATTTTCTACCTCAAATCGCAGCAGCAGCAGCCGAGCGGCAGCCAGACTCCGGAGCAGGGCCAAGGCCAGGCCCACCCTGCCTACAGCCTGGAGCCCCCCAAACAGCAGCAGCCCACGCCTGGGGCTGCAGACAGCAAACCAGGGCCAG TATATGATAAGCCAAAATTGGAGCCGGTTATCCGGAAGCCTTCCTCTCCCGGGATTGGACAACCAGAACCTTCTATGGCGTGGCGAGAGGCCAGTGCACCTGTAACTGCCCCATCTCCCCCTGTAGAAAAAGAGCTTCCCTCTCCTGCCCCAGTGATGGTGGCGCCCATCCCTGCCCCTCGTCCTGTTGCCAGCCCCAACCCCATTGAGCAGCCCTCTGCAGTGGAGCCTGCTACTCCCACTCCCTCTGCAGCTGAGCCCAAGACCCTGCCTCCCACGACTCATTCCCAGACCCCAAACACAGTGGAGCCTCTTCCAGAAGCCCCACACACCCTGGCTGCTTCCCCCACCCTAACCCCAAAAGCTTTGAATGGCCATGCTGAcactggggctgagctggacACCCAGGCACAAGAGGCCTCCCCCCAagatccctctccctccccaccccagCCCCAGGCTTCAACCCCGGCATTCAGAGAAGACTGTAGTGAGGCTGTGCCCAGTGAGGTGAGAGCAGAGATCCCCCCTGCTGTCACAGGCTCTATCGCACCCATCACTGTAGTGCCAGTCACTCTGACCTCCAAACCTGCGCCTGCTTTTCCAGCACCTCCCCCTGGCCTTCCACCACTAGTGCAGGCCACAGCGGAGGCCAGCAAGCCCGCTGACACTAAAGACGTCCCtctcaaagcagggacagaggcATTCATAACACCAGACAACAAGCCTGAACCACAGCTACAAGCCCTCTCCAGAAAGAGTCCCACTACAG GATGTCAGGCTGCTCCTGATGCACCAAAGACCTGGAAGAAACCAAATGAAGAGAGTCCTGTTGGAGATGCCCAACAGAGGGAGACTGAG gagGAGCTCAAGCCTTTGGAAGAGGCTGCTGGAGACCAGGCCCTGCCACCCACCAGGAGCTGCAgcacctctcccccaccctcaGTAGCTCCCTCAGCcctggaggcagaggagaggcccCCAGCCCCTGAGGAAAACGGGGAGGCTGAGCCCATGAGGAACGGAGCAGGACACACCTCGGAGACTGAGAGCAGTGACAGCGGGGCCACCCCTGGGGACAATGAGGGCTCCACAGGACCACCCCCAGACCTCTTCCAGGAAG ATCTGGAGACTAATGGGAAGCGTCAATACAAACGGGACTTCCTGCTGGGCTTTCAGTTCATGGCTGCCTGTACACAGAAGCCAGACGGGCTGCCTCAGATCAGTGATGTTGTGCTGGACAAG ATAAACCAAAACAAGCTGCCAACCCGGGCGGTAGAATCCAGGGTGATCTCCCGAGGCCCTGACTTCACACCGGCCTTTGCTGACTTTGGCAGACAGATGAGTGGAGGACGCGGCGGAGCTGCAGTGAGTCACACTCACTCCCAGGCTCAC CAGATGATGAACATGGGGGGGGGTGCCCGGCGGCCCCCGCCCAGGAAGATTATCCTGAACGTGTCAGCGAATGAAGAGGTGCAACTGAAGAAGGCTGAGAATGCCTGGAAACCCGGCATGAAGAGGGCGGGGCCATCAGATGACCCTGAGGTCATTACAACACAG GAGCTCTTCCGGAAGGTGCGCAGTATCCTCAACAAACTGACGCCTCAGATGTTCAACCAGCTGATGAAGCAGGTGACCGACCTCACCATCGACACGGAGGAGCGCCTCAAGGGCGTCATCGACCTGGTCTTTGAGAAGGCCATCGACGAGCCCGGCTTCTCTGTGGCCTACGGGAACATGTGTCGCTGCCTCACCACG CTCAAAGTGCCCATGACGGACAAACCCGGAACCACAGTGAACTTCCGCAAACTGCTGCTCAACCGTTGTCAGAAGGAGTTTGAGCGGGACAAGGTGGATGATGTGGTGTTTGAAAGGAAACAGAAGGAACTTGACTCTGCACAG TCCAGTGATCAAGAGAGACTACGGTTAGAGCTGGAGGAGGCCAAGGACAAGGCCCGCCGGCGCTCCATAGGGAACATCAAGTTCATCGGGGAGCTGTTCAAGCTCAAGATGCTGACAGAGGCCATCATGCACGACTGCGTGGTCAAGCTGCTGAAGAACCATGACGAGGAATCGCTGGAGTGCCTTTGCAGGCTGCTCACCACAATCGGCAAGGACCTGGACTTTGAGAAGGCCAAG CCTCGCATGGATCAGTATTTCAACCAGATGGAGAAAATTGTTAAGGAGCGGAAGACATCGTCTCGGATACGGTTTATGCTGCAGGACGTGATAGACCTCCGATtg CACAACTGGGTGTCCAGGAGAGCTGACCAGGGCCCTAAGACCATTGAGCAGATCCACAAAGAGGCCAAGattgaggagcaggaggagcagaggaagGTGCACCAGCAGCTGCTCTCCAAGGACACCAAGAGAAGGCCAG agcaacaacagcagcagagagaacagcaaagggagcagcagagggagcagcgTGTGCAACAGAGAGACGAGACCTGGAACACTGTGCCCATGACCAAGAACAGCAGGACAATCGACCCCACCAAGATCCCCAAGATCTCCAAG CCTCAGATGGATGAGAAGATCCAACTAGGACCACGAGCCTCACTCAACTGGATGAAGGGCAGCAGCGGAGGGGCCAAGGCCAGTGACTCCG AATTATCCcggtctggtggtggtggtgccagTTTAAACCGGTACTCTGCACTCCAATCCACTCAATCTCATCAAACCACCCCACCGGCACAGAACCTAGAGTATGACACTAGAAGAACCTTGGGCAG TCGAAGCAGTGCAGGGAGAGAGCGAAGTGAGAAGCCCCTGAGCCCAGCTCCGTCGAGGCCCGGTTCCTTCGTCCGAGGCGGGAGTGCCAAGGAGCTTCTGGAGAGCCCAGCCCTGAGCCCTGAGGAGCCCCGCAGAGAGCTGGAGAGCCCCAGCGTAAGCGAGGACAAGACTGAGCCAGAGCGCAGCAGTGCCAGGGAGCCTG TGAAAGCAGAGCCTGTGGTGGCCCAGTCTCCAGACAGACCTGCCCTCtctgaggaggagatggagaggaagtcCAGAGCTATCATTGACGAGTTCTTGCACATCAACGATTATAAG GAGGCTGTACAGTGTGTGGATGAGCTGGACATGTCCTCTCAGCTccatgtgtttgtgcgtgtgggGGTGGAGTCCACTCTGGAGCGCAGTCAGATCACACGGGACCACATGGGCAAGCTCCTCTTCCAGTTGGTGCAGCAGGACATCCTGGCCAGGTCCCAATTCTTCAAAGG GTTTGCTGACACCCTTGAGCTGGCGGATGACATGGCCATTGACATTCCCCATATCTGGCTGTATCTGGCCGAGCTGCTCAGCCCTGTGCTGAGAGACAGGGGCTTCTCTATGAGAGAGCTCTTTAG TGAATTAAGCAAACCTTTACTTCCTGTGGGAAGAGCTGGGATCTTATTTTCTGAAATACTGCGCATACTATGCAAACAAATG AGCCATAGGAAAGTGGGCACCTTGTGGAGAGAGTCGGGCCTCAGCTGGAGTGACTTCTTGCCAGAGGGAGAGGATGTCCAGGATTTCATCTCAGAGCAG AAGCTCCAGTTCACTGAGGCGGACTGCTCCAGCCATGAGGCAGCCCTCGCCACGACAGCACTGTCCCTTGTGGTGCTCAACCAGCAGCTAGAGAGACTGCTGCTGGAGGACATGGCCAGTGATGAGCAGATCTTTGACTGGGTAGAG GCAAATCTAGATGAATCTCAGATGAGCTCGTCTCAGTTCCTGAGAGCTCTGATGACGGCTGTGTGTAAGGCAGCGGTGAAAG ATGAAAGTGCTTCCTGTCGAGTGGACGTAGCCATCATTCAGAGGAGATTGCCCGTATTACTCAAGTACCTTAACTCAGACACTGAGCGACAGCTTCAAGCACTTTATGCACTGCAGGCGCTGATAGTCACTTTGGATCAGCCTCCTA acCTGCTCCGGATGTTCTTTGATTGTCTGTATGATGAGGACGTCATCTCGGAGGACGCTTTTTACAAGTGGGAGACCAGCAAAGACCCAGCAGAGGAGCTGGGCAAAGGTGTGGCTCTCAagtctgtaacggctttcttcacCTGGCTGAGGGAAGCCGAGGAGGAGTCAGAGGATAATTGA
- the LOC112254470 gene encoding eukaryotic translation initiation factor 4 gamma 3 isoform X3 — MSLPTKIVPKPATVAVSGPGTVPSPSSQLRATLTSVSLPPGAPGAPQSNAVPPPQIFLNMTRPRIPRVQPSLDDRIFPTQPGVTAVYSVPRHPGPPYTAHDITKGHPNLAGTPPGHAHSPALSQVSVPTASPYRYPKGWEAGGGSPYTTGQNAGSTPLVYSPQTQQMNAQPQSRPSSMPSPSPSPPVIWNHQFATGPRPTHHQGGFRPIQFFQRAQMQTARPTIPTNTSSLRPGSQNPTAAVYPPNQPTMMMMAPMPFPSPQAAQYYIPQYRHSTPYVGPPQPFSVQPPGSGTFYPGPGPGEYPAQYAPGPQFYPGQQVYPPSPPIIVPTPQQPPPAKREKKPIRIRDPNQGGRDITEEIMAGGTGSRNPTPPVGRPSSTPTPPQFLWPHPHYPHIFYLKSQQQQPSGSQTPEQGQGQAHPAYSLEPPKQQQPTPGAADSKPGPVYDKPKLEPVIRKPSSPGIGQPEPSMAWREASAPVTAPSPPVEKELPSPAPVMVAPIPAPRPVASPNPIEQPSAVEPATPTPSAAEPKTLPPTTHSQTPNTVEPLPEAPHTLAASPTLTPKALNGHADTGAELDTQAQEASPQDPSPSPPQPQASTPAFREDCSEAVPSEVRAEIPPAVTGSIAPITVVPVTLTSKPAPAFPAPPPGLPPLVQATAEASKPADTKDVPLKAGTEAFITPDNKPEPQLQALSRKSPTTGCQAAPDAPKTWKKPNEESPVGDAQQRETEEELKPLEEAAGDQALPPTRSCSTSPPPSVAPSALEAEERPPAPEENGEAEPMRNGAGHTSETESSDSGATPGDNEGSTGPPPDLFQEDLETNGKRQYKRDFLLGFQFMAACTQKPDGLPQISDVVLDKINQNKLPTRAVESRVISRGPDFTPAFADFGRQMSGGRGGAAVSHTHSQAHQMMNMGGGARRPPPRKIILNVSANEEVQLKKAENAWKPGMKRAGPSDDPEVITTQELFRKVRSILNKLTPQMFNQLMKQVTDLTIDTEERLKGVIDLVFEKAIDEPGFSVAYGNMCRCLTTLKVPMTDKPGTTVNFRKLLLNRCQKEFERDKVDDVVFERKQKELDSAQSSDQERLRLELEEAKDKARRRSIGNIKFIGELFKLKMLTEAIMHDCVVKLLKNHDEESLECLCRLLTTIGKDLDFEKAKPRMDQYFNQMEKIVKERKTSSRIRFMLQDVIDLRLHNWVSRRADQGPKTIEQIHKEAKIEEQEEQRKVHQQLLSKDTKRRPEQQQQQREQQREQQREQRVQQRDETWNTVPMTKNSRTIDPTKIPKISKPQMDEKIQLGPRASLNWMKGSSGGAKASDSELSRSGGGGASLNRYSALQSTQSHQTTPPAQNLEYDTRRTLGSRSSAGRERSEKPLSPAPSRPGSFVRGGSAKELLESPALSPEEPRRELESPSVSEDKTEPERSSAREPVKAEPVVAQSPDRPALSEEEMERKSRAIIDEFLHINDYKEAVQCVDELDMSSQLHVFVRVGVESTLERSQITRDHMGKLLFQLVQQDILARSQFFKGFADTLELADDMAIDIPHIWLYLAELLSPVLRDRGFSMRELFSELSKPLLPVGRAGILFSEILRILCKQMSHRKVGTLWRESGLSWSDFLPEGEDVQDFISEQKLQFTEADCSSHEAALATTALSLVVLNQQLERLLLEDMASDEQIFDWVEANLDESQMSSSQFLRALMTAVCKAAVKDESASCRVDVAIIQRRLPVLLKYLNSDTERQLQALYALQALIVTLDQPPNLLRMFFDCLYDEDVISEDAFYKWETSKDPAEELGKGVALKSVTAFFTWLREAEEESEDN, encoded by the exons GTACCGAGGCACCCTGGTCCTCCCTACACGGCTCATGACATCACAAAGGGACACCCTAACTTGGCGGGCACACCGCCAGGGCATGCCCACTCACCGGCGCTCTCTCAGGTATCAGTACCCACAGCTTCCCCATATCGCTACCCTAAGGGCTGGGAGGCAGGCGGAGGG TCTCCATACACCACTGGACAGAATGCTGGCTCCACACCTCTAGTGTATTCTCCTCAGACCCAGCAAATGAATGCACAGCCACAGAGTCGCCCG TCATCCatgcccagccccagccccagcccccctGTCATATGGAACCACCAG TTTGCGACGGGCCCTCGACCAACCCACCATCAG GGAGGATTCAGGCCCATCCAG TTTTTCCAGAGGGCTCAGATGCAGACAGCGCGGCCAACCATCCCCACCAACACTTCATCTCTGCGGCCCGGCTCTCAGAACCCCACAGCGGCGGTATACCCCCCCAACCAGCCCACCATGATGATGATGGCCCCCATGCCCTTCCCCTCCCCACAGGCTGCCCAGTACTACATCCCACAG TATCGCCACAGTACGCCCTATGTGGGGCCGCCCCAGCCGTTTTCAGTGCAGCCGCCGGGGTCTGGCACCTTCTATCCTGGCCCTGGGCCGGGGGAGTACCCTGCTCAGTATG CTCCCGGACCTCAATTCTATCCAGGACAGCAGGTGTACCCCCCCTCACCCCCCATCATAGTGCCTACACCGCAGCAACCTCCACCAGCCAAGCGTGAGAAGAAACCA ATCCGTATCCGTGACCCCAATCAGGGAGGCAGGGACATCACAGAGGAGATCATGGCAGGGGGCACAGGGAGCCGGAATCCAACTCCCCCTGTCGGACgaccctcctccacccccacccctccgcAG TTTTTATGGCCGCACCCTCATTATCCTCACATTTTCTACCTCAAATCGCAGCAGCAGCAGCCGAGCGGCAGCCAGACTCCGGAGCAGGGCCAAGGCCAGGCCCACCCTGCCTACAGCCTGGAGCCCCCCAAACAGCAGCAGCCCACGCCTGGGGCTGCAGACAGCAAACCAGGGCCAG TATATGATAAGCCAAAATTGGAGCCGGTTATCCGGAAGCCTTCCTCTCCCGGGATTGGACAACCAGAACCTTCTATGGCGTGGCGAGAGGCCAGTGCACCTGTAACTGCCCCATCTCCCCCTGTAGAAAAAGAGCTTCCCTCTCCTGCCCCAGTGATGGTGGCGCCCATCCCTGCCCCTCGTCCTGTTGCCAGCCCCAACCCCATTGAGCAGCCCTCTGCAGTGGAGCCTGCTACTCCCACTCCCTCTGCAGCTGAGCCCAAGACCCTGCCTCCCACGACTCATTCCCAGACCCCAAACACAGTGGAGCCTCTTCCAGAAGCCCCACACACCCTGGCTGCTTCCCCCACCCTAACCCCAAAAGCTTTGAATGGCCATGCTGAcactggggctgagctggacACCCAGGCACAAGAGGCCTCCCCCCAagatccctctccctccccaccccagCCCCAGGCTTCAACCCCGGCATTCAGAGAAGACTGTAGTGAGGCTGTGCCCAGTGAGGTGAGAGCAGAGATCCCCCCTGCTGTCACAGGCTCTATCGCACCCATCACTGTAGTGCCAGTCACTCTGACCTCCAAACCTGCGCCTGCTTTTCCAGCACCTCCCCCTGGCCTTCCACCACTAGTGCAGGCCACAGCGGAGGCCAGCAAGCCCGCTGACACTAAAGACGTCCCtctcaaagcagggacagaggcATTCATAACACCAGACAACAAGCCTGAACCACAGCTACAAGCCCTCTCCAGAAAGAGTCCCACTACAG GATGTCAGGCTGCTCCTGATGCACCAAAGACCTGGAAGAAACCAAATGAAGAGAGTCCTGTTGGAGATGCCCAACAGAGGGAGACTGAG gagGAGCTCAAGCCTTTGGAAGAGGCTGCTGGAGACCAGGCCCTGCCACCCACCAGGAGCTGCAgcacctctcccccaccctcaGTAGCTCCCTCAGCcctggaggcagaggagaggcccCCAGCCCCTGAGGAAAACGGGGAGGCTGAGCCCATGAGGAACGGAGCAGGACACACCTCGGAGACTGAGAGCAGTGACAGCGGGGCCACCCCTGGGGACAATGAGGGCTCCACAGGACCACCCCCAGACCTCTTCCAGGAAG ATCTGGAGACTAATGGGAAGCGTCAATACAAACGGGACTTCCTGCTGGGCTTTCAGTTCATGGCTGCCTGTACACAGAAGCCAGACGGGCTGCCTCAGATCAGTGATGTTGTGCTGGACAAG ATAAACCAAAACAAGCTGCCAACCCGGGCGGTAGAATCCAGGGTGATCTCCCGAGGCCCTGACTTCACACCGGCCTTTGCTGACTTTGGCAGACAGATGAGTGGAGGACGCGGCGGAGCTGCAGTGAGTCACACTCACTCCCAGGCTCAC CAGATGATGAACATGGGGGGGGGTGCCCGGCGGCCCCCGCCCAGGAAGATTATCCTGAACGTGTCAGCGAATGAAGAGGTGCAACTGAAGAAGGCTGAGAATGCCTGGAAACCCGGCATGAAGAGGGCGGGGCCATCAGATGACCCTGAGGTCATTACAACACAG GAGCTCTTCCGGAAGGTGCGCAGTATCCTCAACAAACTGACGCCTCAGATGTTCAACCAGCTGATGAAGCAGGTGACCGACCTCACCATCGACACGGAGGAGCGCCTCAAGGGCGTCATCGACCTGGTCTTTGAGAAGGCCATCGACGAGCCCGGCTTCTCTGTGGCCTACGGGAACATGTGTCGCTGCCTCACCACG CTCAAAGTGCCCATGACGGACAAACCCGGAACCACAGTGAACTTCCGCAAACTGCTGCTCAACCGTTGTCAGAAGGAGTTTGAGCGGGACAAGGTGGATGATGTGGTGTTTGAAAGGAAACAGAAGGAACTTGACTCTGCACAG TCCAGTGATCAAGAGAGACTACGGTTAGAGCTGGAGGAGGCCAAGGACAAGGCCCGCCGGCGCTCCATAGGGAACATCAAGTTCATCGGGGAGCTGTTCAAGCTCAAGATGCTGACAGAGGCCATCATGCACGACTGCGTGGTCAAGCTGCTGAAGAACCATGACGAGGAATCGCTGGAGTGCCTTTGCAGGCTGCTCACCACAATCGGCAAGGACCTGGACTTTGAGAAGGCCAAG CCTCGCATGGATCAGTATTTCAACCAGATGGAGAAAATTGTTAAGGAGCGGAAGACATCGTCTCGGATACGGTTTATGCTGCAGGACGTGATAGACCTCCGATtg CACAACTGGGTGTCCAGGAGAGCTGACCAGGGCCCTAAGACCATTGAGCAGATCCACAAAGAGGCCAAGattgaggagcaggaggagcagaggaagGTGCACCAGCAGCTGCTCTCCAAGGACACCAAGAGAAGGCCAG agcaacaacagcagcagagagaacagcaaagggagcagcagagggagcagcgTGTGCAACAGAGAGACGAGACCTGGAACACTGTGCCCATGACCAAGAACAGCAGGACAATCGACCCCACCAAGATCCCCAAGATCTCCAAG CCTCAGATGGATGAGAAGATCCAACTAGGACCACGAGCCTCACTCAACTGGATGAAGGGCAGCAGCGGAGGGGCCAAGGCCAGTGACTCCG AATTATCCcggtctggtggtggtggtgccagTTTAAACCGGTACTCTGCACTCCAATCCACTCAATCTCATCAAACCACCCCACCGGCACAGAACCTAGAGTATGACACTAGAAGAACCTTGGGCAG TCGAAGCAGTGCAGGGAGAGAGCGAAGTGAGAAGCCCCTGAGCCCAGCTCCGTCGAGGCCCGGTTCCTTCGTCCGAGGCGGGAGTGCCAAGGAGCTTCTGGAGAGCCCAGCCCTGAGCCCTGAGGAGCCCCGCAGAGAGCTGGAGAGCCCCAGCGTAAGCGAGGACAAGACTGAGCCAGAGCGCAGCAGTGCCAGGGAGCCTG TGAAAGCAGAGCCTGTGGTGGCCCAGTCTCCAGACAGACCTGCCCTCtctgaggaggagatggagaggaagtcCAGAGCTATCATTGACGAGTTCTTGCACATCAACGATTATAAG GAGGCTGTACAGTGTGTGGATGAGCTGGACATGTCCTCTCAGCTccatgtgtttgtgcgtgtgggGGTGGAGTCCACTCTGGAGCGCAGTCAGATCACACGGGACCACATGGGCAAGCTCCTCTTCCAGTTGGTGCAGCAGGACATCCTGGCCAGGTCCCAATTCTTCAAAGG GTTTGCTGACACCCTTGAGCTGGCGGATGACATGGCCATTGACATTCCCCATATCTGGCTGTATCTGGCCGAGCTGCTCAGCCCTGTGCTGAGAGACAGGGGCTTCTCTATGAGAGAGCTCTTTAG TGAATTAAGCAAACCTTTACTTCCTGTGGGAAGAGCTGGGATCTTATTTTCTGAAATACTGCGCATACTATGCAAACAAATG AGCCATAGGAAAGTGGGCACCTTGTGGAGAGAGTCGGGCCTCAGCTGGAGTGACTTCTTGCCAGAGGGAGAGGATGTCCAGGATTTCATCTCAGAGCAG AAGCTCCAGTTCACTGAGGCGGACTGCTCCAGCCATGAGGCAGCCCTCGCCACGACAGCACTGTCCCTTGTGGTGCTCAACCAGCAGCTAGAGAGACTGCTGCTGGAGGACATGGCCAGTGATGAGCAGATCTTTGACTGGGTAGAG GCAAATCTAGATGAATCTCAGATGAGCTCGTCTCAGTTCCTGAGAGCTCTGATGACGGCTGTGTGTAAGGCAGCGGTGAAAG ATGAAAGTGCTTCCTGTCGAGTGGACGTAGCCATCATTCAGAGGAGATTGCCCGTATTACTCAAGTACCTTAACTCAGACACTGAGCGACAGCTTCAAGCACTTTATGCACTGCAGGCGCTGATAGTCACTTTGGATCAGCCTCCTA acCTGCTCCGGATGTTCTTTGATTGTCTGTATGATGAGGACGTCATCTCGGAGGACGCTTTTTACAAGTGGGAGACCAGCAAAGACCCAGCAGAGGAGCTGGGCAAAGGTGTGGCTCTCAagtctgtaacggctttcttcacCTGGCTGAGGGAAGCCGAGGAGGAGTCAGAGGATAATTGA